The following DNA comes from Pyxidicoccus trucidator.
TGGCCTTCTCCGCTCCCTCGCTGACGGCGGCGAAGACCGCGGCCTTCAAGGTGCGCCCGGCCCAGCCGGCCAGCCTGAGCTTCACCACGCAGCCGGCGACGTCCACGGTGGCGGGCGCCAACCTGGAGTCGGTGAAGGTCTCCCTGCTGGACTCGCGGGGCAAGGTGGCGAAGAAGGCCGAGGGCTCCGTCACGGTGGAGCTGGTGGCCAGCAACGGCGCCACGCTGGCGGGCACGCTCTCCGCGACGGTGGCCGCGGGTGTGGCCTCCTTCGACACGCTGAGCATCCGCAAGGCGGGCACTGGCTACCTGCTGCGCGCCAGCTTCGGCTCGCTGACGGCGGCGGACTCCTCCGCCTTCGCCATCATCCCGGCCGCAGCGGCGCGGCTGGCCTACGTGGCGGCGCCCGCCGCGGCCACGGCGGGCTCGGCTTTCGAGCCGGCCGTGCAGGTGGAGCTGTTGGACGCGTATGACAACCGCACCCCTTCCACCGCGACGGTGGAGGTGGGGCTCGGCGCCAACCCCGGCAACGCGACGCTGAATGGCACGCGCTCGGTGTCCGCGGTGGACGGCCTGGCGACGTTCTCCAACCTGTCCATCAACGTGGCGGCCCAGGGCTACACCCTGACGGCCACGTCGGCGGGGCTGGACGCCGCGACGAGCGGCGCGTTCAACGTGGCGCACGCGACGGTGGCCTCGGTGGCCTTCACCACCCAGCCGCCCGCCGAGGTTCCGGCGGCCGAGGCGCTGTCCCCGGCCATCAGCGTCACCGCGAGCGATGCATTCGGCAACGTGGTGACGGCCTCCACGGGCACCGTGAGCATCGCGCTGGGCACCAACCCCAGCGGCGCCACGCTGTCTGGCACCACGCAGGTGGCGCTCGCCAACGGCGTGGCGTCCTTCACCACCCTGGCCGTCGACCTGGCGGGCACGGGCTACACGCTGTCCGCGACGCTGGACAGCGTTCCCCCGGCGACGAGCACGGCGTTCAACGTGACTCCGGCCGTGGCGAGCCTGGCGCTCGTGGCGGCTCCGGGGAACATCACGGCGGGCAACGCCTTCAACCCCGTCATCGAGGCGGAGTTCCGCGACGCGGGCGGCAACCGGGTGCCCTCGCGCGCCACGGTGACGGTGCGGCTGGCCGGCAACCCCGCCGCGGGCGCGCTGGTGGGCACCACGTCGGTGGCGGCCGTCAACGGCCGGGCCCAGTTCCCCGGCCTGACGCTGCACAAGGCCGGCACGGGCTACACGCTGGAGGTCACCTCGGGCAGCTTCACCTCGGCGGCCAGTGGCGCGTTCGGCGTGGCGCCCGCGGCAGCGGACCAGCTGGTGGTGACGCAACAGCCGCCGGAGACGGTGGTGGCCGGTGCCGACATGGGCACCCTCACCGTGGAGGTGCAGGATGTCTACGGCAACCGCATCCCGACGTTCGGCAACCTGGGCGAGACGATGTCGGCCGGCGTGGACTACGACCGCAACCCGAACGGTGCCTCGGTGTACGGCACGCGTGAGGTGGCGGTCTCCAACGGCGTGGCCACGTTCACCGGGCTGAGCCTGGACAAGACGGGGGACACGGAGATGGTCTTCGTGGCCTACAACGCGGCCTTCACCGAAATCTACCTGGGCTACTCGCGGCCGGTCGCCGTCACTCCGGCGGAGGCGGCGGGGATTGCGTTCAACGCGGTGGCGGAGACGACGCCTGCGGGCTCGGCGATTGGCCCGGCGGTGCAGGTGCGGGTGACGGACCGGTTCGGCAACGCGACGAGCGGCAGCGGTGACGTGACGCTGGTGCTGGGCGCCAACCCCGGTCGTGACACGCTGCGCGGCACGCTCACGGCGGCCGTGACGGACGGCGTGGCGAGCTTCGCGGACCTGGTGCTGCAGAAGGCCGGGCAGGGCTACACGCTGAAGGCGAGCCTGGGCGCGCTGACGCCCGCGACGAGCGGTCCGTTCGCCATTGTCGGCGCCGCTCCCACCCGGGTGGAGTTCGTCGCGCAGCCGCGCTCGACTCCCAACGGGCTGCCGCTGAATGAGGTGGCGGTGCGCCTGGTGGACGCGTTCGACAACACGTCCACGTTGGAGGCTCCCATCTCGCTGGCGCTGGGCAACGCGAATGGCGCGGTGCTCGGCGGCTCGGTGGCGGTGCCCGCGCAGGCGGGCGTGGCGCGCTTCACCGACCTGACGGTGGACCGTGGCGGCCAGGGCTACGTGCTGGCGGCGACGGCGGGCACGCTGGTGGGTGCCGACTCCAACGCGTTCAACGTGTACAGCG
Coding sequences within:
- a CDS encoding beta strand repeat-containing protein, which produces MRASSSPHSFLMERNIVTQRIAVGLTLLAALFASACGDDPKPQPAEATLAFRSQPGSVRAGEALGTVEVALVDSSGNVLTDRGGTVQLTLADAPAGAQLGGTTRGTLNYGVARFTNLTVAKAAANLKLAAQLGSQNASSQAFTVRPAAPAAMAVTTGPTDVDANGVLAPVSVTLRDAYGNVPEEVVSVTVALEGGTTGATLSGNTTATTVDGVATFTELSIDEDGEGYVLAFSAPSLTAAKTAAFKVRPAQPASLSFTTQPATSTVAGANLESVKVSLLDSRGKVAKKAEGSVTVELVASNGATLAGTLSATVAAGVASFDTLSIRKAGTGYLLRASFGSLTAADSSAFAIIPAAAARLAYVAAPAAATAGSAFEPAVQVELLDAYDNRTPSTATVEVGLGANPGNATLNGTRSVSAVDGLATFSNLSINVAAQGYTLTATSAGLDAATSGAFNVAHATVASVAFTTQPPAEVPAAEALSPAISVTASDAFGNVVTASTGTVSIALGTNPSGATLSGTTQVALANGVASFTTLAVDLAGTGYTLSATLDSVPPATSTAFNVTPAVASLALVAAPGNITAGNAFNPVIEAEFRDAGGNRVPSRATVTVRLAGNPAAGALVGTTSVAAVNGRAQFPGLTLHKAGTGYTLEVTSGSFTSAASGAFGVAPAAADQLVVTQQPPETVVAGADMGTLTVEVQDVYGNRIPTFGNLGETMSAGVDYDRNPNGASVYGTREVAVSNGVATFTGLSLDKTGDTEMVFVAYNAAFTEIYLGYSRPVAVTPAEAAGIAFNAVAETTPAGSAIGPAVQVRVTDRFGNATSGSGDVTLVLGANPGRDTLRGTLTAAVTDGVASFADLVLQKAGQGYTLKASLGALTPATSGPFAIVGAAPTRVEFVAQPRSTPNGLPLNEVAVRLVDAFDNTSTLEAPISLALGNANGAVLGGSVAVPAQAGVARFTDLTVDRGGQGYVLAATAGTLVGADSNAFNVYSASLAYTDPASGRIRLMRNTSSTDTRLVLDVVAAEELSGYGVGFNLPVDTTKVRLAAQDSITAGAILSVGASVPAVAVGLPTSGPLSGVLTSGISQKASGSGAVATDTTIPAGSVLYQLSLELAPGAEAGVVFDGANLGSRFKGLLRNKLGDDVVGSAGFGIGRLEIAADAGFQKTAHR